CGGAAGGCGGAAAGCCCCCCTTCGAGGTCCCCGGCCTCGATCCGCTCCTTCGCCCGCGCCACGTCACGCGCCAGGGCGTCGTCCTGTGGCTGCGTCTGCGTCGCGGTCGCCCCGTCCGTCGGTGCCCCGTCGTTCGGACGATTCATCGTACCTGCTCCTTCGAGGGAGACGACGCGCCTCCCTTCCGGCGCGTGGTCGGTTCAAGAGCCGTACCAGGGCGGCGGTCCACACGGTGCCGCCGCTCACCGCGGCGGGCGAATCGCCATCACACAGCCGTAACGAGGCCGCGCAGACAAGGATTCCAGTCTGGTTGACAATTCTCCCCCTAAGGTTAGTTTCCATCCGAAATGTGCCGGAAGTCCGTCATGGGCGGTGCCTTGGGGCGTCGATCCTCTTCCGGCCGACAGGGTCCGGCTCACCCGAGCCGCTAGGTCTCGTGGGGACCCCCTTTCATGAACGTCTATGTTCCCGTTCTGCTCGTCATCGCGATCGCGGTCGTCTTCGCCGGTCTGTTCCTGGTGCTGTCCCGGCTCCTGGGGCCGCTCAAGGAGACGCCGGAGAAGCTCACGGCCTACGAATGCGGGATCCCGAGCCGAGGGAGCACGAACCTGCGCTTCTACGTTCGCTTCTACGTGGTCGCCCTGTTGTTCCTGCTCTTCGATCTCGAAGCCGCGTTCCTGATTCCCTGGGCGGTCAGCTTCCGCACCTTCGTGGAGCAGGGGCAGGGGCTCGAGATGTTCGCGGCCATGAGCGTCTTCTTCGGTCTGCTCGTGGCCGGCCTCGTATACGAATGGCGAAAGGGAGCCCTGGAATGGGAGTAGCGCTCGACCAGCCGTCGAATTTCATGACGACCAAGCTCCGCCAGGCGGTGAACTGGGGGCGCAAGTACAGTCTGTGGCCGCTGCCCTTCGGGACGGCCTGCTGCGCCATCGAGTTCATGGGGACGGTGGGGAGCTTCACCGACATCTCGCGCTTCGGTGCCGAGGCGGTACGGTTCAGTCCGCGGCAGAGCGACATGCTGCTGGTGGCCGGTACCATCAGCTACAAGCAGGCGCCGATCCTCAAGCGTGTCTACGAGCAGATGTGCGAGCCCAAGTGGGTGGTCGCCATGGGCGTCTGCGCCAGCTCGGGCGGCTTCTACAACAACTATGGTACGGTGCAGGGGATCGATCATCTCATCCCCACCGACATCTACATCGCCGGCTGTCCTCCGACTCCGGAGAACCTGCTGAGCGCGCTCGTGATGTTGCAGGAGAAGGTCCACCGGGAAGGGATCGAGGCAGTGAAGGAGCGTCACCGTGTCGTCAAGAGCAGCTGACCGGCTCCGCGAGCGCTTCGGCGCAGACGTTCTCGAGACCTCTGATCAACTCGGCGACACCAGCGTCACGGTGAAGCGGGAATCGGCCAAGGAGATCCTGCGGTTCTGCAAGGACGACCCGCAGATCCGGGCCGACATGCTGCTCGACGTCATCGGCGTCGACTGGCCCGAGCGCGAGGAACGCTTCGACGTCGTCTACTCGTTGCGTTCCATGCAGACGAAGGAACGTCTGCGGGTCAAGGTCCACGTGCCCGAGGACGGTGCGGTGGACACCGTCAGCGACGT
The sequence above is a segment of the Candidatus Krumholzibacteriia bacterium genome. Coding sequences within it:
- a CDS encoding NADH-quinone oxidoreductase subunit A; this translates as MNVYVPVLLVIAIAVVFAGLFLVLSRLLGPLKETPEKLTAYECGIPSRGSTNLRFYVRFYVVALLFLLFDLEAAFLIPWAVSFRTFVEQGQGLEMFAAMSVFFGLLVAGLVYEWRKGALEWE
- the nuoB gene encoding NADH-quinone oxidoreductase subunit NuoB, which translates into the protein MGVALDQPSNFMTTKLRQAVNWGRKYSLWPLPFGTACCAIEFMGTVGSFTDISRFGAEAVRFSPRQSDMLLVAGTISYKQAPILKRVYEQMCEPKWVVAMGVCASSGGFYNNYGTVQGIDHLIPTDIYIAGCPPTPENLLSALVMLQEKVHREGIEAVKERHRVVKSS